The sequence CCCTGATGGCTTCGGGGTGAGGGGCCTGCCGGATCAGGGCGTGGGCTTCTGCCATGCCCGCCTCTCGATCATCGACCTCGATGCCAACCGCGGCCGCCAGCCGTTTGTGTCTGAGGACGGCCAGCTGTTGATGGCCCACAACGGTGAGTTCTACGACTTCCAGGCGATCCGGGCCTCACTCACGGCCCAGGGCCATCACTTCAGCAGCAAGAGTGATTCCGAGATCCTGCTGCGGCTCTACCAGCAGCGGGGCCTGGAAGCCAGCCTGCCGCTGCTGCGCGGAGAGTTCGCCTTCGCCCTGTTCGACAGCCGCCTCGACACGCTTTACCTGGTGCGCGACCGCTTCGGCGTCAAGCCCCAGTACTGGACCCTCACCGAGGAGGGCCTGGTGTTCGGCTCCGAGCTGAAGGTGCTGTTCGCCCATCCCGGTGTGCAACGGCGCTTCAGCTCCGAAGGCCTGTTTCACCAGCTGATGCAGACCATGGTGCCGGGCACCACGGCCTTCGAGGGGGTGCACCAGCTCAAACCCGGCCACGTGCTCACGGTGCGCCGCCGCGACGGCCGCTTCAGCATCGAGGATCAGCCCTACTGGGACGTGGATTTCCCCCGCAGCGGCGAGCGCGATGCCGGCCGCAGCGAGTCCGACCACATCGCCGCGGTGCGCCAGGCCCTGCTGGAAGCGGTGGAGGTGCGGATGGTGGCCGATGTGCCCGTGGGCTGCTACCTCTCCGGCGGTATCGACTCCTGCTCGATCCTGGGCCTGGCCGCCGCGGTGAGCCAGAACCCGGTGAAGGCGTTCACGATCGGCTTCGACGACAGCCGCTACGACGAAACCCCGATCGCCACCTCGATGGCCGAGGCCACCGGCGCCGATCAGCTGGTGATGCGGCTTTCCGGCAACGAGCTCTATGGCCATCTGGAGGCCACGATCTGGCACACCGAGCGCACGATCTACAACACCCTGGCGGTGGCCAAGTTCCTGATGAGCCGCGAGGTGAACCGCTCCCACTACAAGGTGGTGATGACCGGCGAGGGCTCCGATGAGCTGTTCGGGGGCTATCCCGCCTTCCGCCGCGACATGTTTCTGCATGGGCTGCAGGACCTGCCGGAGGCGGATCGCCAGGAATGGGAGCAGCTGCTGCAGGAGGCCAATCAGCTGGTGCAGGGGGCGATGCTGGCCGAGGAGCAGGTGCACGATCCAGCCCTGGAGGCTGTGGTGGGCTTCACGCCCAGCTGCCTGCAGCCCTGGCTGGCCTGCGCCCCCCTGGTGCCCGATCTGCTGGCACCGCAGCACCGCCAGGCCTGCACGGGCTACCAGCCCGGGGCCGCCATCGCCGCCACCCTCGATGCCTCCCAGCTGGAGGGCCGCCATGCCCTCGACCGGGCCCAGTACGTGTGGATCAAGACGATGCTGGAGGGGCAGATCCTCACCTGGGGCGGCGACCGGGTGGACATGGCCCACGCCATGGAGGCGCGCCCCGCCTTCCTCGATCACCATCTGGCCGCTGTGGCGGTGCAGGTGCCCCCGGAGCTGCGCATCAAGGGCAAAACGGAGAAGTACGTGCTGCGGGAGGCCATGCGCGGCCTGCTGCCCGAGCAGCTCTACCGCCGCGAGAAGTTCGCCTTCATGGCCCCACCGGCCCACGCCGACCCCGAGAAGCGCGCCGCCATGCAGGTGCTGGCCGACCGCCACCTCAGCCCTGAGGCCATCGAGCAGGCGGGGCTGCTGGATCCAGCCGGGGTGGCGGCACTGTTCGCCCGCCACGACGATCCCGCCACCAGCCCGGCAACGCGGGTGCAGCTCGACGCCGTGATCAATCACCTGATCGGCGTGCAGATCATGCACCAGCTGTTCGTGGCCGCCGATGTGCCGGCCCAGGCCCGGGAACTGGCCGACCGGCTGGGTTGGCGACCGGGCGCCGCCGATCAGGCGGAGCCGGCCTATGCGCTGATCGGCATGTCGGGTGGCTGAGCCGTATCCACGGCTGCCGCCGC is a genomic window of Cyanobium sp. NS01 containing:
- the asnB gene encoding asparagine synthase (glutamine-hydrolyzing) — protein: MCGIGGVFQLQPQQPIDEQVLVNMAAIQVHRGPDGFGVRGLPDQGVGFCHARLSIIDLDANRGRQPFVSEDGQLLMAHNGEFYDFQAIRASLTAQGHHFSSKSDSEILLRLYQQRGLEASLPLLRGEFAFALFDSRLDTLYLVRDRFGVKPQYWTLTEEGLVFGSELKVLFAHPGVQRRFSSEGLFHQLMQTMVPGTTAFEGVHQLKPGHVLTVRRRDGRFSIEDQPYWDVDFPRSGERDAGRSESDHIAAVRQALLEAVEVRMVADVPVGCYLSGGIDSCSILGLAAAVSQNPVKAFTIGFDDSRYDETPIATSMAEATGADQLVMRLSGNELYGHLEATIWHTERTIYNTLAVAKFLMSREVNRSHYKVVMTGEGSDELFGGYPAFRRDMFLHGLQDLPEADRQEWEQLLQEANQLVQGAMLAEEQVHDPALEAVVGFTPSCLQPWLACAPLVPDLLAPQHRQACTGYQPGAAIAATLDASQLEGRHALDRAQYVWIKTMLEGQILTWGGDRVDMAHAMEARPAFLDHHLAAVAVQVPPELRIKGKTEKYVLREAMRGLLPEQLYRREKFAFMAPPAHADPEKRAAMQVLADRHLSPEAIEQAGLLDPAGVAALFARHDDPATSPATRVQLDAVINHLIGVQIMHQLFVAADVPAQARELADRLGWRPGAADQAEPAYALIGMSGG